TCCTGGCATGGCTGACGATGATGCCGCGCATGCGTCGGTTTGCCGACCGTTTCTTTCCTGAAGCGGAGACGGTCTTTTTCGGCCATTTGCACCGCCGCCTGGTGAGCGGCGGCCGGGGAGGGCGCCGGTATGTCAACCTGGGAGCCTGTTTCCACCATGCCGCGTGCTATGCGGCTGATCTGACGGCGGAAGGTGAGGTGACCGTCCGCAGCTATACGCCTGCGGGATATGAAGGCCCGGCAAGGGCTGTCCGCTGAGAATTTACCCCTTGGGGCGGGAAAAAGGAAGGGGAACGCGTCCGGATTTGGCGATAATGTGTTAGAGCACCGGATGACTAGTCCATACAGTTTTTGGACGCGTTCCCCAAAGGGGCTGGCCGTTCCTGCGCTTCCTCCCGGGAAGGCGTGCAGGCCTTTCCGCAGCACTTCTGTGTGCATTCCCGGCAGCAGCAGAAGCGTGCAGGGGAAAAAAGGCGGGAGAAGAAACTGCCGGTTCCGTTGGGAGAACCGGAGGAGCGTTTCCGCCCTTGGTTTTTTTCCGGGATCGGGCTGACCATATGCAAAAGTTAGTATAAACTAACTGTGTTTGCAAGAAAAAAAGTTTGGCTGAGCTAATATTTCTCCGGGAAGAAATTGACTTCATTGAAACTTAAAGTATTGTTGTGTTAGGTAAATCTAATAATTTTGAGATGATGAATAAAAAGAATGCCTTCCCCGAATTGAGTAACAGCTTGGAAGACTATATTGAAGCCGTGCGCAATATTGAACTGGAAAAAGGATGTGCCACCGTCGGGGAGATTGCGGAGGCCCTGAACGTGAAAAAACCGTCCGTCTCCCTGGCCATGAAGCAGTTGAAGGAACGTGGCTTAGTGGAATATACGCAGTATTCTCCCATTGTCTTGACCAAATCCGGCCGCCATGAAGCCGACCGCGTGATCTCCTGCCATACCATGGTCAAGGAATTCTTGATGACGGTGCTTCATATGGAAGAACCGCGCGCGGATGAAGTGGCCTGCGGCATTGAGCACATCATGTCTCTGGAGGAAATTTCCAGATTCCAGTTGCTCACGGACCATGTCCGGAAATGCGGGAAGTGATGAACGGCATTGCCGGAGAGGCTCCCATGAAAAAGGAGGTTTCCCGCAAAAAGAGCCGTTTTGTTCGTGTGGTGGGCGTGAATATATCCCTTTCTGCGGGATCACGCGTTCCCCGGCCTGGAGAGCAGCCAGACATGGCCTGGCGCCGGGTGCGCTGGCGTAAAGTGTGAAGGCGTTGTAAAAGAATGCCTGCAGGACCGGCGCCATGAATCCGGAAACGCCTGGAAGAATCAGGGAAAGGTTGATGCCGGAAATAAAGCCCCGGAGTTCTTGTTGGTGAGGCGGCCGGTGGTGGGAGGCGCGGGGAGCCGGCTGGCCGCCGGAGATGTGCTGATGCCTGCGGAAAACAAATGATCGGAGGGAATTTGTGTGGCGGATTCTTCTTTCCCGGCTTGGTGGAATTAGTCTGAACTAATTTTTTCCGGTGGAGGAAAATATATTTCTGATAGAAAATAAATTATTTACAATAAGTAAATTATGTTTTCTCCTGAGTAAAGAAATTTATTCAACAGACGAATCAAACTTGAGAAAAAGAATTGACTTGAAAGTTAGATTTAACTAACTTATGGCCGTTGCATGAACCTGACTTATACAGGATATCACCGTTTCCTTCACCGGGCCTGCCGGTACTGGAAGTTTGCCGGCCTGCTGGTCCGGCGTCCCCGGTACCTCCTGCTCTGCGGAGACTGCCTATTCTGTAGGGGCGCATGCGGCAAAAACGTGGAAACACGGTCCTCCGCAGACCGGAAACAGGAATATTCCTCCGGTTCCGGGCAGGGCTGAACATCTGCCAATGACGAGGAAGACTCAAAATACAGCATTACTATGAAGAAAAGCTACATGATACCCGCCCTGTTCGCCTGCTCCGGCTTGTGCATGGCCGGTACGGCATCCGTAGCCACTCCCGCCGCCGCTCCGGCCGTGGAGGAGGCTGAAGGCAAAGGGTCCATTTTGGACGATATCGATCTGTTCGGAGACGAGTACGGCGACGAAAGCACGCCCATCCCGAACGATGCGCTCACCCGTGCCCTCACGGATCTGCACAAGGGAGCTTATGAAAAGGCGGGATTCCAGTTCCTGCTGGAACAGGCGTTCCTCTATACCAAGGGCCATCACGCCGCCCCCAATGAAGAGACTTCCGGTTCCAGCCAGAGCTGGTACAAGCTGCACGCCCAGGCCGGGCTGCAATTGTTCAAGTCCGGCCGCCACCAGGGCACCTGGATCAAGAGTGAGCTTTCCGGCTCCGTGGCCCTCAACAGGCACACCCACCGCACCACCCTGGACGATTCCTGGGGAGCTAGCGGCCCGGCCAATTGCGACGTTTTTGAAGACGGTTATTTCTACCTGCCGGAACTGCTCGTTTCCCAGGGTTTCCTGGACGGCCGGCTCGTCATCATGGGCGGCATGATCAACCAGACCAACTACTTTGACGCCAACACGTATGCCAACACTACCTTCGGCCAGTTCGGCGGGGCTCCCTTCGTCAACAACCAGGTGCTTCCGCTGGGCGACTCCAACTTCGGTTTCGTGGGCCAGTACCAGTTCAATGACAACTGGTTCCTCCAGATAGGCGGCAACATGATGGACAATGAGCCGCGGCGCAACCCCTTCCACAACACGACGGGAAAATCCTTCAACCTGCTTGGCGAAATCGGCTGGACGCATGAAAAGGCCTTCGGCATCGGCACCGGTACCTACCGTCTGCAGCCCTTCATGTTCCACGCTGCCGGCAGGAACCACGGCGGCGTGGCGTTCAACCTGGAACAGGACCTGGGCAGCAGCCCCTTCGCCCTGTTCGCCCGCGCCGGGTGGAGCAGTGCGGAATCAGGCAACATCTGCGGGGCGGAAGCCCAGGCTTCCGCCGGGGTGGTGTTCAAGAAACCGCTTGAAGTCATGACCGGTATGAAAGAGGCGGACGGCAACTTCTTCGGCGTCGGTTTTTCCGTAAGCAAGCCGGATTCCGATACGCTTGCGGAAACGCGTCCGGGACACGACCGGGAAATGATTCTGGAATGCACGTACAGCTTTTCCATCACGCCGTACTGCCTGATCCAGCCCTCCTACCAGTACGTGAAGAATCCCTCTGGGCGGGATGACGTCAATTCCGCCAACATCCTTTCCGTTCAGTGCGTGATTACTTTTTAGGCTGCCGTGCCCGCACGCCTGTGAAACCACGGTAACGGTTCCAGCTTCCCTGCCGCCCTGCATGTGGAATGCGGATTCCCGCATGCACCGGCATTGAAGAGGTCTGCATGACCTGGCAACGTCGCATTCTCAATCAGGTAGGGGGTGCGGCGTTGCTTATTTGCTGTGTTATCTCAAAGGAAGCGAGAGGCGCTTGAAACGCCTGTGTTCCTGGGCTTTCCTGTCCTGCTGGTCGGCCGGGGCCGCGGAGGACCGGCCCTCCGCGGAAGCCGCGGCCGGCGCTTTCCGGACGGGTTCCGTACGGACGGAGGCGGCTTGGCAGGCGGCCGCGAGCAGACAGCCGGCTCCCATCATGATTAATGCGTACTTGTTCATCATCGTATTATTCGCGGCTGGTTGTGGCCGCTGATGGTTAGAGTAGCACCGGAGCCGGGCTGTTGAAAGTTCTTTGGTTTGACTAACAATAAGTTAGGTGAATTAAACATGGAAAAGAATGTTAGGGACAGCACGTTGCGGACGGGCGGATTTATGACAATTAATGACGTTTCCGGCGTTCCGAACCGTTCAAAACCATGTTGACTTGCACGGAAAGCGTTCTAAACTGACAGAATGAGTAAGGTGCAATGGGAAATTTCAAATAACGAAGTGACCGACCGCGATACCGCTCTGCGCCGCCTTCAGGAAGGGACGACCGGCCATGTGGTGTGCGCCCGCGATGGAGCCTGCCTCCAGTCCTATAAGGAAATGGAAGGCATTTACCACTGTGAAATCGTGTTCAAGACGGATGGTTGCTGTCCGCCCGTATTCGCTGCTCCGGAAGGGGTGACGGGAAAAGAGCTGGAAACGCTGTATGACCGTTTTGCGAACGGGGACGATTTCTCCTTTGTGGAAAAGGAATGGGAACCCTTGGTTGCCGTGGAATACCGTCACCACCACAATGTCATGTGGTTCGTGTTCCTGTTCATTGCGATGGTAGTTGTGGCCGTGATGGCCTACGAACACGGCTGGATGTGAGATTGCCGGAAACGGGACGGCGGCGCTTGCCCG
This genomic stretch from Akkermansia biwaensis harbors:
- a CDS encoding metal-dependent transcriptional regulator gives rise to the protein MSNSLEDYIEAVRNIELEKGCATVGEIAEALNVKKPSVSLAMKQLKERGLVEYTQYSPIVLTKSGRHEADRVISCHTMVKEFLMTVLHMEEPRADEVACGIEHIMSLEEISRFQLLTDHVRKCGK
- a CDS encoding carbohydrate porin, which translates into the protein MKKSYMIPALFACSGLCMAGTASVATPAAAPAVEEAEGKGSILDDIDLFGDEYGDESTPIPNDALTRALTDLHKGAYEKAGFQFLLEQAFLYTKGHHAAPNEETSGSSQSWYKLHAQAGLQLFKSGRHQGTWIKSELSGSVALNRHTHRTTLDDSWGASGPANCDVFEDGYFYLPELLVSQGFLDGRLVIMGGMINQTNYFDANTYANTTFGQFGGAPFVNNQVLPLGDSNFGFVGQYQFNDNWFLQIGGNMMDNEPRRNPFHNTTGKSFNLLGEIGWTHEKAFGIGTGTYRLQPFMFHAAGRNHGGVAFNLEQDLGSSPFALFARAGWSSAESGNICGAEAQASAGVVFKKPLEVMTGMKEADGNFFGVGFSVSKPDSDTLAETRPGHDREMILECTYSFSITPYCLIQPSYQYVKNPSGRDDVNSANILSVQCVITF